Proteins co-encoded in one Acidobacteriota bacterium genomic window:
- a CDS encoding twin-arginine translocase TatA/TatE family subunit, with protein sequence MGDLFQPTHLIVLAVIVLVLFGGKKLPELGKGLGEGLRGFKDGMKGVTDEVNKPADSTPKHEEATK encoded by the coding sequence ATGGGCGACCTATTTCAACCAACTCATCTCATCGTTCTCGCAGTCATCGTGCTCGTGCTCTTCGGCGGCAAAAAACTGCCTGAGCTCGGCAAAGGACTCGGCGAAGGTCTGCGCGGCTTCAAGGATGGCATGAAGGGCGTCACCGACGAGGTCAACAAGCCCGCTGATTCTACGCCGAAGCACGAAGAGGCAACCAAGTAA
- a CDS encoding polyphosphate kinase 2 family protein produces the protein MKLKSPYLVKPHTKVKLSRIPAGETGGFKSHTAAEELLVEHRNRLIALQDVFHASQKKAMLIVLQGMDTAGKDGAISHIFSGVNPQGCDVAAFKPPTPLEQQHDFLWRVHAQVPPRGMIQIFNRSHYEDVLVPCVHKLLPPKTIKSRLDNIRGFESMLAGNDVVILKFFLHISRGEQTARLQSRIDTPDKHWKLSESDFRERKFWGEYQKAYEDLLSATSTKHAPWFIIPSDHKWYRNVVISQILVDVMTGLKLKYPEPTMDASTIKL, from the coding sequence ATGAAGCTAAAGTCGCCTTACCTGGTCAAGCCGCATACGAAGGTCAAGCTCTCCCGCATCCCTGCCGGTGAGACCGGCGGCTTCAAAAGTCACACCGCAGCCGAAGAACTTCTCGTCGAGCACCGCAACCGCCTCATCGCCCTTCAGGATGTCTTTCACGCCAGCCAGAAGAAGGCCATGCTCATTGTCCTTCAGGGCATGGACACCGCCGGAAAAGATGGGGCCATCAGCCACATCTTCTCCGGAGTCAATCCGCAGGGCTGCGACGTCGCCGCCTTCAAACCCCCAACGCCGCTCGAACAGCAGCACGATTTTCTCTGGCGCGTTCACGCACAGGTTCCGCCGCGCGGCATGATCCAGATCTTCAATCGCTCGCACTACGAAGACGTCCTCGTCCCCTGCGTCCACAAGCTGCTCCCGCCGAAGACCATCAAGAGTCGTCTCGACAACATTCGTGGATTCGAGTCGATGCTGGCCGGCAACGACGTCGTTATCCTCAAGTTCTTCCTGCACATCTCCCGCGGCGAACAGACTGCGCGCCTGCAATCCCGCATCGACACGCCAGACAAGCATTGGAAGCTCTCCGAAAGCGACTTCCGCGAGCGCAAGTTCTGGGGCGAATACCAGAAGGCTTACGAAGATCTCCTCTCGGCCACCAGCACGAAGCATGCTCCCTGGTTCATCATCCCGTCAGACCACAAGTGGTATCGCAACGTCGTTATCTCCCAGATTCTCGTCGACGTCATGACCGGCCTCAAGCTCAAATACCCCGAGCCAACCATGGACGCCTCGACGATCAAGCTGTAA
- a CDS encoding TetR/AcrR family transcriptional regulator, with product MREAPKAVKGRGRPSRKAEIVAATERLLRKKGLAGVTTRAIAEAVPCSEGAIYFHFEDRLALILAVLEESLPAMLVPLHALKEKIGHDTVEANLVIAVQGLMQFHQRVMVMLCSLVGEPELRERFRQSLGKDGRGPERGVATLARYIEEEKKLSRIAPSVDSWTAARALMAGSFFHVFTVELLGIGEGFDVDGLVRMALRA from the coding sequence ATGAGAGAGGCACCAAAAGCGGTTAAGGGGCGCGGCCGGCCCAGCCGTAAGGCAGAGATTGTGGCGGCGACGGAACGTTTGCTGCGGAAGAAGGGGCTGGCCGGGGTGACGACCCGGGCGATCGCAGAGGCTGTTCCCTGTTCTGAAGGCGCGATCTACTTTCACTTTGAGGACAGGCTGGCGCTGATTCTTGCAGTTCTGGAAGAGAGTCTTCCGGCGATGCTGGTTCCGCTACACGCGTTGAAGGAGAAGATCGGCCATGACACTGTGGAAGCGAATCTTGTGATCGCGGTGCAAGGGTTGATGCAGTTCCACCAGAGGGTAATGGTGATGCTGTGTTCGCTTGTGGGCGAGCCAGAGTTGCGAGAAAGGTTCAGGCAGTCGCTGGGCAAGGATGGCAGAGGGCCGGAGCGCGGGGTGGCTACGCTGGCGCGGTACATCGAAGAAGAGAAGAAGCTTTCGCGGATTGCACCGTCTGTTGATTCCTGGACCGCTGCGCGAGCCTTGATGGCTGGCTCCTTCTTCCATGTTTTTACCGTGGAGTTGCTGGGAATAGGCGAAGGCTTCGATGTGGATGGATTGGTGAGGATGGCGCTTCGGGCTTAG
- a CDS encoding DMT family transporter, with translation MFQANVLLALAAAVLWGGGDFSGGMGAKYAARTARNPMDGALRVVLTSHAASFVVLTAIALLRGDRFPHGITLVCGLLAGVMGGLSLTAFYIALSRGAMGASAAISGLLAAAIPSAVSIAHDGSPGWMRMAGFVIAGCAIWMIAAGENPEALPASAETMWLAVGSGAGFGIYFVALKYAAAGGLVWPMATARIGSLTTCSAILLATILTSNPPLKIELLGTRRFWLPRKAVLWALTTALGDTSGNLLFMAATRAGRLDVASVLASLYPASTILLAAWALHEKPTRRQGAGMLVAAVAVVMITL, from the coding sequence ATGTTTCAGGCAAATGTGCTGCTGGCCCTGGCAGCGGCTGTCCTATGGGGCGGCGGCGACTTCTCCGGCGGCATGGGAGCAAAGTATGCCGCGCGCACAGCGCGCAATCCGATGGACGGTGCGCTGCGCGTCGTGCTGACCAGCCACGCGGCCAGCTTTGTGGTGCTCACAGCAATTGCTCTATTGCGCGGCGACAGATTTCCACACGGCATCACGCTGGTTTGTGGGCTGCTCGCTGGTGTGATGGGCGGTCTTTCTCTGACGGCGTTCTACATTGCGCTCTCGCGCGGGGCTATGGGTGCTTCCGCCGCAATCAGCGGGCTGCTGGCGGCGGCGATTCCTTCGGCAGTGTCGATTGCTCATGATGGGTCGCCCGGCTGGATGCGCATGGCGGGTTTTGTTATCGCAGGGTGCGCGATCTGGATGATTGCAGCGGGTGAGAACCCTGAAGCTCTGCCTGCCTCGGCGGAGACGATGTGGCTGGCGGTGGGATCGGGGGCCGGGTTCGGCATCTACTTTGTCGCGCTCAAATACGCTGCGGCTGGAGGTCTGGTCTGGCCGATGGCTACGGCAAGGATCGGCAGCCTGACGACCTGTTCAGCGATCCTGCTGGCGACGATCTTGACGTCAAACCCACCTCTTAAAATCGAGCTGTTGGGCACCCGGCGTTTCTGGCTGCCTCGTAAGGCCGTTCTGTGGGCACTGACGACGGCGCTGGGCGATACCAGTGGGAACTTGCTGTTTATGGCAGCTACACGGGCTGGAAGGCTCGATGTCGCCTCTGTGCTGGCCTCGCTATACCCCGCCTCCACCATCCTTCTGGCGGCATGGGCTTTGCATGAAAAGCCAACCCGGCGGCAGGGGGCAGGTATGCTGGTAGCTGCCGTGGCGGTTGTGATGATTACGCTCTGA
- a CDS encoding VWA domain-containing protein — protein MTLGQQGQKTEEASAQQIPDAPKPQVGLPTLNTVRPGMGTTPAASGNQATSPAPGKEQVPQTPSTPSAQTPDEGPAPESTADSFTLRVQTNFVEVPFTVKDNKQKPVPGITWREVRVYENNLPQRITNFTVDPFPLSVAIVIDQSLTPDNMTKVNNSLAALQGAFAPYDEVAVFSYNNGPRKWTDFTAGQSARLNFALDQAKAPGREVYMNMGGPMAQTNVINGRVFDPNTAPVRNSQAIELKVPKEVHTLNDAILEAAKTTAKAGKGRRRVVYVISDGKEYGSQAKMKDVIQYLQTNKVAVYGTLVGDSSLPVIGFLDKIHLPLTMRDNALVAYTSATGGNLEAELRQRGIEESFQKIFEEVRTQYTLGYYTHEPFIDGKYRTLEIRVQRPNLTVISKKGYYPTASDSGPVNTIQRK, from the coding sequence ATGACGCTGGGACAGCAAGGTCAGAAGACCGAAGAGGCCTCGGCGCAGCAGATTCCCGATGCGCCAAAGCCGCAGGTTGGGCTGCCCACGCTGAACACGGTCAGGCCCGGCATGGGCACGACGCCGGCCGCGAGCGGCAACCAGGCCACTTCACCGGCTCCCGGTAAAGAGCAGGTGCCTCAGACCCCCTCTACGCCTTCCGCACAAACCCCGGATGAAGGACCTGCTCCTGAATCCACCGCCGACTCCTTCACCCTGCGCGTGCAGACGAACTTCGTCGAAGTGCCCTTCACCGTCAAGGACAACAAACAGAAGCCCGTACCAGGTATCACGTGGCGGGAGGTCAGGGTCTACGAGAACAATCTTCCCCAGCGGATCACTAATTTCACCGTTGATCCTTTCCCTCTGTCTGTTGCTATCGTCATCGACCAGAGCCTGACACCGGACAACATGACGAAGGTCAACAACTCCCTGGCTGCGTTGCAAGGAGCCTTCGCGCCGTATGACGAGGTTGCGGTTTTCAGCTACAACAACGGTCCGCGCAAGTGGACAGACTTCACGGCAGGCCAGAGCGCGCGGCTGAACTTCGCTCTCGACCAGGCCAAGGCCCCGGGCCGCGAGGTCTACATGAACATGGGCGGCCCCATGGCCCAGACGAACGTCATCAACGGCCGCGTCTTCGACCCAAACACGGCGCCTGTCCGCAACAGTCAGGCGATCGAGCTGAAGGTCCCGAAGGAAGTTCACACCCTCAACGACGCCATTCTCGAAGCCGCCAAGACAACGGCCAAGGCTGGTAAGGGACGCCGGCGCGTAGTCTATGTCATCAGCGACGGCAAGGAGTACGGTAGCCAGGCGAAGATGAAGGATGTTATCCAATATCTTCAGACCAACAAGGTTGCAGTCTACGGAACGCTCGTGGGCGACTCCTCGCTTCCTGTGATTGGCTTCCTCGATAAGATTCACCTTCCGCTGACGATGCGTGACAACGCTCTGGTCGCTTATACATCGGCGACCGGCGGCAATCTTGAGGCCGAGCTCCGTCAGCGCGGCATCGAGGAGAGTTTCCAGAAGATATTCGAAGAGGTCCGCACCCAGTACACGCTCGGCTACTACACTCACGAACCGTTTATCGATGGGAAGTACCGCACGCTCGAAATCCGGGTGCAGCGTCCGAATCTGACGGTCATCTCAAAGAAGGGCTATTACCCGACGGCGAGTGACTCAGGCCCGGTAAACACGATTCAACGCAAGTAG
- a CDS encoding VWA domain-containing protein, translating to MRSPVRLSVVLFAASLSVVSAPVLLAQEAPTPGGPPPASTAEAQPVDTGDTQTLKVNVNLVNLYFSVRDKNGYITNLHKDDCEIYEDKVLQKTKNFTQEKNLPLTIGILLDTSGSQQNVLPLEQEAGAQFLKDVLTPKDEAFLISFDINVDLLADYTNSPRELKRALDKASINTGAGTGSVTGNGTPRGTLLFDAVYLAAHDKLRQEAGRKILVLLTDGGDQGSQETLKSSIEAAQKANAIVYVIMIADRGFGGYGGFYTGGADMDRMAKETGGRVINVGNNGKKLEDAFNQIQDELRTQYLASYTPSNLKTDGSFRTLNITCGKDTKVQARKGYYALADNGGNE from the coding sequence ATGCGCTCACCTGTCCGCCTCTCTGTTGTCCTGTTCGCCGCGTCTCTCAGCGTCGTCTCCGCCCCTGTGCTGCTAGCGCAGGAAGCTCCAACTCCCGGCGGACCACCGCCTGCCAGTACGGCAGAAGCGCAGCCGGTAGATACAGGCGACACGCAGACGCTGAAGGTCAACGTCAACCTGGTGAACCTCTACTTCTCCGTTCGCGACAAGAACGGCTACATCACCAACCTGCACAAGGACGACTGCGAGATCTACGAGGACAAGGTTTTGCAGAAGACCAAGAACTTCACGCAGGAGAAGAACCTGCCGCTGACCATCGGCATCCTGCTCGACACCAGCGGTAGCCAGCAGAACGTTCTGCCCCTGGAGCAGGAGGCAGGCGCGCAGTTTCTGAAGGACGTGCTGACTCCCAAGGACGAGGCCTTTTTAATCTCGTTCGATATCAACGTCGACCTGCTGGCCGATTACACCAACTCGCCGCGCGAGTTGAAACGCGCTCTGGACAAGGCCAGTATCAACACTGGTGCTGGAACGGGCTCGGTAACAGGTAATGGCACTCCGCGCGGGACGCTACTCTTTGACGCTGTTTATCTGGCGGCGCACGACAAGCTGCGCCAGGAGGCCGGCCGCAAGATCCTGGTGCTGCTGACCGATGGAGGCGACCAGGGATCGCAGGAGACGCTGAAGAGCTCGATCGAGGCCGCGCAGAAGGCCAACGCCATCGTCTACGTCATCATGATCGCCGACCGTGGCTTTGGCGGCTACGGCGGCTTCTACACCGGCGGCGCCGACATGGACCGCATGGCCAAGGAGACCGGCGGCCGCGTCATCAACGTCGGCAACAACGGCAAGAAGCTCGAGGATGCCTTCAACCAGATTCAGGACGAGCTGCGCACACAGTATCTTGCCAGCTACACGCCGTCGAACCTGAAGACCGATGGCAGCTTCAGGACGCTGAACATCACTTGCGGCAAAGATACCAAGGTGCAGGCCCGCAAGGGCTACTACGCGCTCGCGGACAACGGCGGGAATGAATAG
- a CDS encoding 1-(5-phosphoribosyl)-5-[(5-phosphoribosylamino)methylideneamino] imidazole-4-carboxamide isomerase, whose protein sequence is MLIPSIDLMGGRIVQLVQGEKLKLAFDDFDYWIERFNKYPLVQLIDLDAAMRQGSNADLISQFTSKLPCQVGGGLRTAEDGKRMIDLGAKRVIYGSSLFGGNNEADRKRHPLINLDFAQKLRDTLGEDRLVFSVDTKGGQVAVRGWKENVALTPEEAITWLEDYCAAFLYTHVDTEGTMTGFPIDVAAILRATTAKQLIVAGGIKERAEVDALDAMGVDAVAGMAVYSGAMEA, encoded by the coding sequence ATGTTGATACCTTCGATTGACCTCATGGGCGGTCGCATCGTCCAGCTCGTTCAGGGCGAAAAACTCAAACTGGCCTTCGACGACTTCGACTACTGGATCGAACGCTTCAACAAATACCCGCTTGTCCAGCTCATCGACCTCGACGCCGCCATGCGGCAGGGCTCGAACGCCGACCTGATCTCGCAGTTCACCTCGAAGCTCCCCTGCCAGGTGGGTGGTGGCCTGCGAACCGCTGAAGACGGCAAGCGCATGATCGACCTCGGTGCAAAGCGGGTGATCTACGGCTCATCGCTCTTCGGAGGAAACAACGAGGCCGACCGCAAGCGGCACCCGCTCATCAACCTCGACTTCGCGCAGAAGCTCCGCGACACTCTCGGCGAAGACCGGCTCGTCTTCTCCGTCGATACCAAGGGCGGACAGGTCGCCGTGCGCGGCTGGAAGGAGAACGTTGCGCTCACGCCGGAAGAGGCCATTACGTGGCTCGAGGATTACTGCGCCGCGTTTCTCTACACGCACGTCGACACCGAAGGCACGATGACCGGCTTCCCCATCGACGTTGCCGCTATTCTGCGAGCGACGACGGCCAAGCAGTTGATCGTCGCCGGTGGCATCAAAGAACGAGCCGAGGTGGACGCTCTCGACGCAATGGGCGTCGACGCCGTCGCGGGTATGGCCGTGTACTCGGGAGCGATGGAAGCGTAA
- the hisF gene encoding imidazole glycerol phosphate synthase subunit HisF: MLTKRIIACLDVRDGRVVKGIQFVDIIDAGDPAELAHRHAAAGADEIVLLDITATHEGRGTLLDTVKRTAAELFVPFTVGGGIRSAEDAAAVFDAGADKVSINSSAIARPELIGEIGSSFGAQAVIVAIDARRGVGTPRPGYDPVGDAEVFVAGGRKPTGRKVIEWAREAEQRGAGEILLTSMNTDGMRSGFDCELTARVSEAVQIPVIASGGAGSAAHFAEVFGRGKADAALAASIFHFGVTDSRELKAELQRAGVSVRLPC; this comes from the coding sequence ATGCTGACCAAACGCATCATCGCATGTCTCGACGTGCGCGACGGACGCGTCGTCAAAGGCATCCAGTTCGTCGACATCATCGACGCCGGCGACCCCGCCGAACTCGCGCACCGACATGCCGCCGCGGGCGCCGACGAGATCGTGCTGCTCGACATCACCGCAACGCACGAGGGACGCGGCACGCTGCTCGACACCGTAAAGCGCACCGCCGCGGAACTCTTCGTTCCCTTCACCGTCGGCGGAGGCATCCGCTCCGCCGAAGACGCCGCCGCAGTCTTCGACGCGGGCGCCGACAAGGTAAGCATCAACTCCTCCGCTATCGCGCGGCCGGAGCTGATCGGCGAGATCGGCTCGAGTTTCGGCGCGCAGGCCGTCATCGTCGCCATCGATGCACGAAGAGGCGTGGGCACGCCGCGCCCCGGGTACGACCCCGTCGGTGACGCCGAGGTCTTCGTCGCCGGTGGCCGCAAGCCCACGGGCCGCAAGGTGATCGAGTGGGCACGCGAGGCCGAACAGCGCGGCGCAGGCGAGATCCTTCTCACTAGTATGAACACCGACGGCATGCGCTCCGGCTTCGACTGCGAGCTGACCGCGCGCGTCTCCGAAGCCGTGCAGATTCCCGTTATCGCATCGGGTGGCGCAGGCAGTGCGGCGCACTTCGCCGAGGTCTTCGGGCGAGGCAAGGCCGACGCCGCACTTGCCGCCAGCATCTTTCACTTCGGCGTAACGGACTCGCGGGAACTGAAAGCCGAACTACAACGAGCAGGCGTATCTGTGAGACTGCCTTGCTGA
- the hisH gene encoding imidazole glycerol phosphate synthase subunit HisH, translated as MIQVIDYKAGNLTSVLKALHYLGAETHVTQSPDDVRNATKIVLPGVGHFQATQLLEDLALTVAVREAVAKGTPFLGICVGLQWLYEGSTEAPDTAGLGHFAAKCERFPATFNGAELKSPHVGWNSLENIREDSRLLRGVAPGGFVYYTHSWRAPVSADTAATTSYGGDFTAVVERDNVMGVQFHPEKSSAVGLQILKNFVEL; from the coding sequence ATGATTCAAGTCATCGACTACAAGGCGGGCAATCTCACCAGCGTGCTCAAAGCGCTGCATTATCTCGGCGCGGAGACGCACGTCACGCAGTCACCGGACGATGTACGCAACGCGACCAAGATCGTCCTCCCCGGCGTAGGACACTTTCAGGCGACGCAGCTGCTTGAAGACCTCGCGTTGACTGTTGCCGTGCGCGAGGCCGTGGCGAAAGGCACGCCCTTCCTCGGTATCTGCGTCGGCTTGCAGTGGCTCTACGAAGGCTCGACCGAAGCGCCTGACACTGCGGGTCTTGGTCACTTCGCCGCGAAGTGCGAGCGCTTCCCTGCCACCTTCAATGGCGCGGAGCTGAAGTCGCCGCACGTAGGCTGGAACTCGCTTGAGAACATCCGCGAGGACTCGCGCCTGCTGCGCGGCGTTGCCCCCGGCGGCTTCGTCTACTACACGCACTCCTGGCGCGCGCCGGTGAGCGCCGACACCGCCGCTACCACCAGCTATGGCGGCGACTTCACCGCCGTGGTCGAGCGCGATAACGTGATGGGCGTGCAGTTCCACCCGGAGAAGTCGAGCGCCGTCGGCCTCCAGATCCTCAAGAACTTCGTGGAGCTATAG
- the hisB gene encoding imidazoleglycerol-phosphate dehydratase HisB — protein MATKKARTATIKRDTTETKIALKLNIDGTGVYKVSTGIRFFDHMLELFTRHGGFDLTLTCNGDLDVDQHHTVEDVGIALGEAFNKALGDKKGILRAGYFVMAMDETLAVAAVDLSGRVAYVVDDKVKVRLVGDFQSELLADFFDGFARGAKANVHVKTMYGRSNHHKIEAIFKAFARALRGACSRDERMAEILPSTKGLL, from the coding sequence ATGGCAACGAAGAAGGCACGCACCGCTACAATCAAGCGCGACACCACCGAGACGAAGATCGCGCTCAAGCTGAACATCGACGGCACCGGCGTCTACAAGGTCTCCACCGGCATCCGCTTCTTCGATCACATGCTGGAGCTCTTCACCCGCCACGGCGGCTTCGACCTCACGCTCACCTGCAACGGGGACCTCGACGTCGACCAGCACCACACTGTCGAGGACGTGGGCATCGCGCTGGGCGAGGCCTTCAACAAGGCGCTCGGCGACAAGAAGGGCATCCTGCGCGCGGGCTACTTCGTCATGGCGATGGACGAGACGCTCGCCGTCGCCGCCGTCGATCTCTCGGGCCGCGTCGCCTATGTCGTCGACGACAAAGTGAAAGTACGTCTCGTCGGTGACTTCCAGTCCGAACTGCTCGCCGACTTCTTCGACGGCTTCGCTCGCGGAGCCAAGGCCAACGTCCACGTCAAAACAATGTACGGCCGCTCCAACCACCACAAGATCGAGGCAATCTTCAAAGCCTTCGCACGCGCTCTGCGCGGAGCCTGCTCACGCGACGAGAGGATGGCCGAGATTCTGCCGAGCACGAAGGGCCTGCTATGA
- the hisC gene encoding histidinol-phosphate transaminase, whose protein sequence is MSTVTSTATVKPRRLVLEMPEYHPPLAGRDALRLDFNENTFAPSPRVIDRLRQITAEELTKYPEREPVERKVAAHFGLDPAQVLLTNGVDEAIHLICCTFLEEGDEGLICTPSFFMYDVSISMMTRGLVRIQADETLEFPFERFLNAITERTKLIIVASPNNPTGATVTRAQMLALANAAPHAVLMADEAYYHFHGETVLDDLASTPNLVVARTFSKAYGLANLRLGMLAGSPEVMGYLRKVSSPYNVNGVALDCLSVAIEDDAYISWYAEQIRIGRERMMAALSELGVGYFPSAANFVLMKIGPLHKELVTAMRRRGVLLRDRSSDPGCDGYVRITIGVGDQVSQGLEALKASLEEIGWRPQRGFSTTESKQIQEL, encoded by the coding sequence ATGAGCACAGTCACGAGCACCGCTACCGTCAAGCCGCGCCGCCTCGTCCTCGAGATGCCGGAGTACCACCCTCCGCTCGCCGGTCGCGATGCGTTGCGGCTCGATTTCAATGAGAACACCTTCGCGCCGTCGCCGCGAGTGATCGACCGCCTCAGGCAGATCACCGCAGAGGAGCTGACAAAGTATCCCGAGCGCGAGCCGGTGGAGCGCAAGGTCGCCGCGCACTTCGGCCTCGACCCTGCGCAAGTACTGCTGACCAACGGTGTCGACGAGGCGATCCACCTCATCTGCTGCACCTTTCTCGAAGAAGGCGACGAAGGCCTCATTTGCACGCCTTCGTTCTTCATGTACGACGTCTCGATCTCGATGATGACGCGCGGCCTTGTCCGCATCCAGGCCGATGAGACGCTGGAGTTCCCCTTCGAGCGTTTCCTCAACGCCATCACGGAGCGCACGAAGCTGATCATCGTCGCCTCGCCCAACAATCCCACCGGAGCCACAGTCACGCGCGCGCAGATGCTCGCCCTCGCCAACGCCGCGCCACACGCCGTGCTGATGGCCGACGAGGCTTACTACCACTTCCATGGCGAGACAGTGCTCGACGACCTTGCCTCCACGCCGAACCTTGTTGTCGCGCGCACCTTCTCCAAGGCCTACGGCCTCGCGAATCTGCGCCTCGGCATGTTGGCCGGCAGCCCTGAGGTGATGGGTTACCTGCGCAAGGTCAGCTCGCCCTACAACGTCAACGGCGTCGCGCTCGACTGCCTCTCCGTCGCCATCGAGGACGATGCTTACATCTCCTGGTACGCCGAGCAGATTCGCATCGGCCGCGAGCGTATGATGGCTGCCCTCTCCGAGCTTGGCGTCGGCTACTTCCCCAGTGCGGCGAACTTCGTGCTGATGAAGATCGGCCCGCTGCACAAAGAGCTTGTCACGGCCATGCGTCGCCGCGGCGTGCTGCTGCGCGACCGCTCCTCCGACCCGGGATGCGACGGCTACGTGCGCATCACCATCGGCGTAGGCGACCAGGTCTCGCAGGGCCTCGAAGCCTTGAAGGCATCGCTCGAAGAGATCGGCTGGAGGCCGCAACGCGGCTTCTCCACAACAGAATCGAAACAGATACAGGAGCTCTAG
- the hisD gene encoding histidinol dehydrogenase, whose protein sequence is MKLVKTYGRTATTAAALIESIERRGAVSTARVEPVVRRILADVCKNGDRALRKYATKFDGLKKGAALRVTREEMEAAWQATAPELQAAMMVARGNILAFAEAQMPKEWTISPADGVKTGQIVRPLGSVGCYVPGGRYPLPSTLLMTATPAQVAGVERIVVCSPKPVHETLAAAYLAGVTEFYRIGGAQAIAALAYGTETIAPVNKIVGPGNLFVTAAKSLVSTECGIDMPAGPTEIVVTSERGSAAGIAADLVAQAEHDPETLAVLITSNGTLGTEVAAEVKIQAKSNKLAKQSLAKQGAIFVTETVTEARELTNRLAPEHLTVDSAADLKWVQNAGSVFVGDYAPQSMGDYVSGPNHVLPTGRVGRVRGGLSVLDFVKIITVQEYTAKGLKKIGPHAIALATAEGLVGHAESVRVRMRSAR, encoded by the coding sequence ATGAAGCTCGTCAAAACATACGGTCGCACCGCGACGACCGCCGCCGCACTGATCGAATCGATCGAGCGACGCGGCGCGGTCTCGACGGCGCGCGTCGAACCCGTTGTCCGTCGCATCCTCGCCGACGTTTGCAAAAACGGCGATCGCGCGCTGCGCAAGTACGCAACGAAGTTCGACGGCCTGAAGAAGGGCGCCGCGCTCCGTGTCACGCGCGAAGAGATGGAGGCCGCATGGCAGGCCACCGCGCCAGAGTTGCAGGCGGCCATGATGGTCGCGCGCGGCAACATCCTCGCCTTCGCCGAAGCGCAGATGCCGAAGGAGTGGACCATCTCTCCAGCCGACGGCGTCAAAACCGGCCAGATCGTTCGCCCGCTCGGCTCGGTCGGCTGCTACGTTCCCGGCGGCCGCTACCCTCTTCCCTCCACTTTGTTGATGACGGCGACACCGGCGCAGGTCGCCGGCGTCGAGCGCATCGTTGTCTGCTCACCCAAGCCCGTGCACGAGACGCTCGCCGCCGCTTACCTCGCAGGCGTGACAGAGTTCTACCGCATCGGCGGAGCCCAGGCTATCGCCGCGCTCGCCTACGGCACGGAGACGATCGCACCGGTGAACAAGATCGTTGGCCCCGGCAACCTCTTCGTGACCGCGGCCAAGTCCCTCGTCTCCACCGAGTGCGGCATCGACATGCCGGCCGGCCCAACCGAGATCGTTGTCACCAGCGAGCGCGGCAGCGCCGCCGGCATCGCCGCCGATCTCGTCGCACAAGCCGAACACGACCCCGAGACGCTCGCCGTCCTCATTACCAGTAACGGAACGCTCGGCACCGAAGTTGCCGCTGAGGTCAAAATTCAGGCGAAGAGCAACAAGCTCGCAAAACAGTCGCTGGCAAAACAAGGCGCGATATTTGTAACCGAAACAGTTACTGAGGCACGCGAGCTGACCAACCGCCTCGCCCCCGAACACCTCACCGTCGACTCCGCCGCCGACCTCAAGTGGGTGCAGAACGCAGGCTCGGTCTTCGTCGGCGACTACGCACCGCAGTCGATGGGCGACTACGTCTCCGGCCCCAACCACGTGCTGCCTACAGGCCGCGTCGGTCGCGTGCGCGGTGGTCTCAGCGTGCTCGACTTCGTCAAGATCATCACCGTGCAGGAGTACACCGCTAAGGGCCTGAAGAAGATCGGCCCGCACGCCATCGCGCTGGCAACCGCTGAGGGCCTGGTCGGCCACGCCGAGAGCGTTCGCGTAAGAATGAGGTCAGCCCGATGA